The sequence GATCGAGCCCCGGCATCTCGAGCCGCTCGCGCTGGTCCATGGCGACGAGCCGCTTCCTGACGCGCCGAAGCGCCTTGGTCGAGACGCGGAGATTGCGGACGTCGGTGGGCACACTGCCGGTGGCCTCGAGGGCCGCGAGCGCCCCGAGGCTGAGGACGGTGCCCGACGTGCCGATCACCCGCGCGAAGCCCCGTTTGACGATCTGCGCGACGTGCCCTCCGACCTGCCGTTCGACGTACTTCACGAGGCGGCGCTCGTCACGCGTCGACAACGGATCGCTGCGCACGAAGCGCTCCGTGAGCCGGATGACGCCAGCCTTGAAGCTGCGGGCGAGCTCGGGCTCTCGGGCCGGGCCGCAGGTGATCTCGACGCTGCCGCCGCCGATGTCGATCACCACGCCGGTGCCGTCGTTCAGGTCGACACCGTATCCCGCCGCGACGTGGATCAGGCGGGCCTCGTCCGCACCGGAGATGACCCGCGCCCGGATGCCGGTCTGGCTGGCGATGGCCGCGAGGAAGTCGCCCCCGTTCTCTGCCTCGCGGGTCGCGCTCGTCGCGCCCGCGACGATCTCGTCGACCTCATGCGAATCAGCCAGCCGTCTGAACTTCGACAGCGCCTGCAGGGCCGCGGTCATGGCCGTGTCGGTGAGGCGTCGTCCGTCGAGCCCGCCGGCGCCGAGACGGACCATCTCCTTCTCGCGATCGATGACCTCGAACGAGAGATCGGGCCGGACCCGGACGATGATCATGTGCACCGAGTTGGTGCCGATGTCGACGGCGGCGAGGCGCATGCGGGTCTCCCGGGCGCGGTCGCTGGAAACCGCTAAGTGCCCGTTCGTGTTACGATTACGTAACACGTGGCTCTGGAAGCCGCGCCGATCCTATCATGAGCGTGTCACCGCTGGCTGGCGTTCTCGGAGTGCGTCTCGAGGCGCTCGCCGAGCACCTTCCCGCGGCGCTCGAGGGCGACGTCACGGGGGTGCACCAGGCGCGCGTCGCCTCGCGTCGCCTGCGCGAGGCCGTGCCGGTTGCCGGTGCGGCCCTGCGTCCGGGACGGGTGCGAAGGGCCGCGCGACGGCTCCGGCGCGTGACCACGTGGCTCGGGCCGGTCCGCGAGCTCGATGTGACCCTGGGCCTCATCGCGCGGCTCGCCGCGCAGCGCCCCGACCTCGGCGATGCGCTCGAGGTCGTACGGGCGCGCGTGGCCGGCGCCCGCGAGCTGCACCGGGCGCGTCTCGTTTCGCGCCTCGACGCGGACGCGGCGAAGCAGCTCATCGCCCGGATGGAGCGATTCGCCGCGCGCGCGGTGGCCGCCGCCGACCAGGACGCATGGCGGATCTCGCTCGCCGGGCGCGTCGAAACGCGCGCCGGCGTGCTGCGGCGGTGTGTCGAAGAGGCTGGGCTGCTCTACGA comes from Acidobacteriota bacterium and encodes:
- a CDS encoding CHAD domain-containing protein, which gives rise to MSVSPLAGVLGVRLEALAEHLPAALEGDVTGVHQARVASRRLREAVPVAGAALRPGRVRRAARRLRRVTTWLGPVRELDVTLGLIARLAAQRPDLGDALEVVRARVAGARELHRARLVSRLDADAAKQLIARMERFAARAVAAADQDAWRISLAGRVETRAGVLRRCVEEAGLLYDSHRLHEVRIAAKKLRYALELAGESHLTATARLLSRLKRVQDTLGDLHDLEILDAFAQAASAVPDAEAARDTLATLRDHLQAECRRLHAKFLGARSKLVAVADQARDRVALRVVVPIDAATAARPADGERP